A stretch of Paludisphaera borealis DNA encodes these proteins:
- a CDS encoding UTP--glucose-1-phosphate uridylyltransferase, producing MAALGTTLIETITSSEPETRDRSARGLVAAASLSDKLRACEDLERFRRDSDNLYQRVRASLFLHAIYRYEIQEDPSIRQSGLIPFGGFMDLMERRYEQAITAFRLAMKDDRPNGAICSALAQAYEQIAFQTLADQVRRSVRSCAGNRWMFRVGGVDEHPLRLDARLLDRASEDGLYPILTEQTPVRLDLSHSGWSDIFFLGMDYPEGARVLNISVDLGVHGRDDQPSPPIECRLRVIAEPLLRLTSLDLNATKDVETLDELFNFGNDYLGLVKAGVIASGLVPPALEGTAVSLADLLARVVRPGHGLEIVSKVNDIPKGSRLAVSTNLLASLISLLMRATGQTKNLTGPLELDEARVVVARAILGEWIGGSGGGWQDSGGVFPGVKLISGVPAGETDPEWGISRGRLLPSHQLIAGDARPDGSASFPDALARSLVLVHGGMAQNVGPILNMVTAKYLLRGDAEWQARQEALAIFEKVRGAVEQADVRALGEATTRNWEGPLKGIIPWVTSAFTEGIIREAKKAMGDDFWGFLMLGGMSGGGMAFFVAPERHDEFQSRIGAIMSEVKGSLDDALPFAMEPVVYDFRINPRGTFATLDDQGSAMMPPRYYTLQAPRMIAAGTANLDQLRKADIDHFANHCAETPELLRVFRTMINNLFPVTRSASDSTASRWEEQAQTIRRENGFDPVQHESLREDLQRGRIGLARNRLPVDLEIRDVDDSDLIAAHDRIPKAAIEAGERMIRRGEVAVVSLAAGVGSRWTTGAGVVKAINPFVTLGGVHRSFLEIHLAKTRAVQKALDVRIPHIVTTSYLTHEAIERHLADTQNYGHDGPVFLSRGQSIGQRLVPMTRDLSFLWEESTHETLDENKQKVREAGRRAILEWARSQGEGSDYTDNLPAQLFNPPGHFYEVPNLLRNGLLAKILVEHPNLKWLMVHNIDTLGAIVDPGVLGLAVEAGASLSFEVIPRRIDDRGGGLAKVAGRLRLLEGLAQPREDTEFGLRYYNSLTTWVRIDGLLQTLHLSRDDLGRSPEKVAAAVRALAARVPTYVTIKDVKRRWGHGQEDVFPVAQFEKLWGDLTSLRDLPCSFLAVSRRRGQQLKDTAQLDGWVTDGSRDHVESLCAFSR from the coding sequence ACCCCTCGATCCGCCAGTCCGGTTTGATCCCGTTCGGCGGCTTCATGGATCTGATGGAGCGCAGGTACGAGCAGGCGATCACGGCGTTCCGGCTCGCGATGAAGGACGACCGGCCCAACGGCGCGATTTGCAGCGCCCTGGCCCAGGCCTACGAACAGATCGCGTTTCAGACGTTGGCCGACCAGGTGCGGCGGTCGGTCCGGAGCTGCGCGGGGAACCGCTGGATGTTCCGGGTCGGAGGCGTCGACGAGCATCCGTTGCGACTCGACGCCCGGCTGCTCGACCGCGCGTCGGAAGACGGGCTCTATCCGATCCTCACCGAACAGACGCCGGTGCGGCTCGACCTCTCGCACAGCGGCTGGTCCGACATCTTCTTCCTGGGCATGGATTACCCCGAAGGCGCCCGGGTGCTGAACATCTCGGTCGATCTCGGCGTCCACGGCCGCGACGACCAGCCCTCGCCGCCGATCGAATGCCGGCTCCGGGTGATCGCCGAGCCCCTGCTCCGGCTCACCAGCCTCGACCTCAACGCGACCAAGGACGTCGAAACCCTCGACGAGCTGTTCAACTTCGGCAACGACTACCTGGGTCTGGTCAAGGCCGGCGTGATCGCCTCGGGACTCGTCCCCCCGGCGCTCGAAGGGACCGCCGTCTCGCTCGCCGACCTGCTGGCCCGGGTGGTCCGTCCCGGCCACGGTCTGGAGATCGTCAGCAAGGTCAACGACATCCCCAAGGGCTCGCGCCTGGCCGTTTCGACCAACCTGCTCGCCTCATTGATCTCCCTCCTGATGCGGGCGACCGGCCAGACGAAGAACCTCACCGGCCCCTTGGAACTCGACGAGGCCCGCGTGGTCGTGGCGCGAGCGATCCTCGGCGAGTGGATCGGCGGCTCGGGGGGCGGCTGGCAAGATTCCGGCGGCGTCTTCCCGGGCGTGAAGCTGATCTCGGGCGTGCCGGCCGGCGAGACCGACCCCGAGTGGGGGATCAGCCGGGGACGCCTGCTGCCTTCGCATCAACTGATCGCCGGCGACGCGAGGCCCGACGGCTCGGCCTCGTTCCCCGACGCGCTGGCGCGGAGCCTGGTGCTGGTTCACGGCGGCATGGCGCAGAACGTCGGCCCGATCCTCAACATGGTGACCGCGAAGTACTTGCTCCGCGGCGACGCCGAATGGCAGGCAAGGCAAGAGGCGCTGGCGATCTTCGAGAAGGTGCGCGGGGCCGTCGAACAGGCCGACGTCCGGGCGCTGGGCGAGGCGACCACCCGCAACTGGGAAGGGCCGCTCAAGGGGATCATCCCCTGGGTCACGAGCGCGTTCACCGAAGGGATCATCCGCGAAGCGAAGAAGGCGATGGGGGACGATTTCTGGGGCTTCCTGATGCTCGGCGGCATGTCGGGGGGCGGGATGGCGTTCTTCGTCGCTCCTGAGCGGCACGACGAGTTCCAGTCGCGGATCGGCGCGATCATGAGCGAGGTCAAGGGCTCGCTCGACGACGCCTTGCCGTTCGCGATGGAGCCGGTCGTCTACGACTTCCGGATCAATCCCCGGGGGACGTTCGCCACACTCGACGACCAGGGATCGGCCATGATGCCGCCCCGGTACTACACCCTTCAGGCCCCCCGGATGATCGCGGCGGGGACGGCGAACCTCGACCAGCTTCGCAAGGCCGACATCGACCACTTCGCCAACCACTGCGCCGAGACTCCCGAGCTGCTCCGCGTCTTCCGGACGATGATCAACAACCTGTTCCCGGTCACCCGAAGCGCATCGGATTCGACGGCCTCGCGGTGGGAGGAGCAGGCTCAGACGATCCGCCGCGAGAACGGCTTCGACCCGGTCCAGCACGAGAGCCTCCGTGAAGACCTTCAGCGCGGGCGGATCGGCCTGGCGCGCAACCGGCTGCCCGTCGACCTGGAGATTCGCGACGTCGACGACAGCGACCTGATCGCCGCGCACGACCGCATCCCGAAGGCCGCGATCGAGGCCGGCGAACGGATGATCCGCCGCGGCGAGGTCGCCGTGGTGTCGCTGGCGGCGGGGGTCGGCAGCCGCTGGACCACCGGCGCGGGAGTGGTCAAGGCGATCAACCCGTTCGTCACGCTGGGAGGCGTCCACCGCAGCTTCCTAGAGATCCACCTCGCCAAGACGCGGGCCGTCCAGAAGGCACTGGACGTTCGCATCCCGCACATCGTCACGACAAGCTATCTGACCCACGAGGCTATCGAACGCCACCTGGCCGACACGCAAAACTACGGGCACGACGGCCCGGTGTTCCTCTCGCGCGGGCAGTCGATCGGTCAGCGGCTGGTCCCCATGACCCGCGACCTCTCGTTCCTCTGGGAGGAGTCGACTCACGAAACGCTCGACGAGAACAAGCAGAAGGTCCGCGAGGCCGGCCGCCGCGCGATCCTCGAATGGGCGCGGTCGCAGGGCGAGGGCTCCGACTACACCGACAACCTGCCGGCCCAACTCTTCAATCCGCCGGGACACTTCTACGAGGTCCCCAACTTGCTGCGGAACGGCCTGCTCGCGAAGATCCTCGTCGAGCACCCGAACCTGAAATGGCTGATGGTCCACAACATCGACACCCTGGGCGCGATCGTCGATCCGGGGGTGCTCGGCCTGGCCGTCGAAGCCGGCGCGAGCCTGAGCTTTGAGGTCATCCCACGCCGGATCGACGATCGTGGGGGCGGGCTCGCGAAGGTCGCCGGTCGGCTCCGGCTGTTGGAGGGGCTCGCGCAGCCGCGCGAGGACACCGAATTCGGCCTCCGCTATTACAACTCACTGACGACCTGGGTCCGGATCGACGGCCTGCTCCAGACGCTGCACCTCTCGCGCGACGACCTCGGCCGGTCGCCCGAGAAGGTCGCCGCCGCCGTGCGGGCTCTCGCGGCCCGGGTGCCGACCTACGTGACGATCAAGGACGTGAAGCGGCGCTGGGGGCACGGCCAGGAAGACGTCTTCCCCGTCGCCCAGTTCGAGAAGCTCTGGGGCGACCTGACCTCGCTCCGCGACCTCCCCTGCTCGTTCCTCGCCGTCAGCCGCCGCCGCGGCCAGCAGCTCAAAGACACCGCCCAGCTCGACGGCTGGGTCACCGACGGCAGCCGCGACCATGTCGAATCGCTCTGCGCGTTTTCGAGGTGA